In the genome of Meles meles chromosome 2, mMelMel3.1 paternal haplotype, whole genome shotgun sequence, one region contains:
- the CABS1 gene encoding calcium-binding and spermatid-specific protein 1 encodes MVPFCPMAEDGLPKIYSHPPTESSKTTTEATIFFGADNTIPKSETTITSEGDHITSVNDYTLESDLSTTDNKLTSPKEKVKSEDDVESHIIKSSADLEKEITTMTGTTNSTTNDSITENLILVKTGNLSPPGATVSLIDFSTNTAKEDILLDTTDPGNGDVSITSEVSGTLKEGITRIADTPTLLAKKDEPDVNNYNSSVKYNVTADEAIQITNSSTPEVELSPATEKNFTIPDIIALTEEKITEIDLSLPMDDPSAVPKLTDSDEEKFITVFELTTTVERDKDNPEDILLTDEESIDEVNVWMEKDSTNEAENHPVLLTAVESRYDFVVPTSVATHLTENPSTVPKDLSENNTMESVTKDSEPLSETTPDPDTLNNEEDAFTNEMGVFKLLKEEPDEFLI; translated from the coding sequence ATGGTGCCATTTTGCCCCATGGCTGAAGATGGTTTGCCAAAAATTTATTCTCATCCTCCAacagaaagcagtaaaacaaCAACTGAAGCAACCATTTTCTTTGGGGCTGACAACACTATTCCTAAATCAGAAACAACCATTACTTCAGAAGGAGACCACATTACTTCAGTAAACGACTATACACTAGAAAGTGATCTTTCAACAACAGACAACAAGCTTACATCtccaaaggaaaaagtaaaatcagaAGATGATGTTGAATCCCATATTATTAAGTCATCAGCCgatctggagaaagaaattaCTACTATGACAGGCAcgacaaactccacaactaatgACTCTATAACTGAAAATTTAATCCTAGTGAAAACTGGTAATCTTTCACCACCAGGTGCTACTGTTTCTTTAATAGATTTTTCCACCAACACGGCAAAAGAAGATATTCTCTTGGATACCACCGACCCAGGGAACGGAGATGTCTCAATAACTTCTGAAGTCTCTGGCACATTAAAGGAAGGTATCACCCGCATTGCAGACACGCCCACCCTCCTAGCTAAGAAGGATGAACCTGATGTTAACAATTACAATTCCTCAGTTAAATACAATGTCACTGCTGATGAGGCCATCCAGATCACCAACTCATCTACCCCTGAGGTTGAACTCTCTCCTGCTACTGAAAAAAACTTCACTATTCCAGACATAATTGCccttacagaagagaaaataactgaaattgaCTTAAGTCTTCCGATGGATGACCCCAGTGCTGTGCCCAAACTAACAGACTCTGATGAGGAAAAGTTCATCACTGTGTTTGAACTCACTAccactgtggaaagagacaaagATAACCCAGAAGATATTCTGCTGACCGATGAAGAGTCTATAGATGAAGTCAATGTTTGGATGGAGAAAGATAGCACAAATGAAGCAGAGAACCACCCCGTTTTGCTCACGGCTGTTGAATCCAGATATGACTTTGTAGTCCCGACATCAGTAGCTACACACCTCACAGAAAATCCATCTACTGTGCCAAAAGATCTGTCTGAAAATAATACAATGGAATCTGTAACTAAGGACAGTGAGCCACTTTCGGAAACTACCCCTGATCCAGATACCCTAAACAATGAGGAAGATGCTTTTACAAATGAAATGGGTGTCTTTAAGCTACTAAAAGAAGAACCAGATGAGTTCCTGATTTGA